A stretch of Lysinibacillus agricola DNA encodes these proteins:
- a CDS encoding alpha/beta fold hydrolase, producing MSEFIENEAGKKLDIGGIELYYELLGEHHEGPTLVFDSGYGATLENWNSIKDEVSKFSRMFIYDRAGIGKSELDDRPRHSRQNVDNLRILLNKAGVKPPYVLVGHSLGGINVRLFASTYPEEVAGIVLLDSSHEDQNKILPPLFTKEVQEAYYNQFTIEGSLDEIEESFEQVRTSKSFGNTPLIVVTGGLQPFHTKESMAAWMRLQEELANLSTNNQHIIVEDAGHVIHFDKPDVVIGILRDILSIVVKNENR from the coding sequence ATGAGTGAATTTATTGAAAATGAAGCAGGAAAAAAATTAGATATAGGTGGCATTGAATTATACTATGAATTGTTAGGGGAGCATCACGAAGGTCCAACTTTAGTTTTCGATTCTGGGTATGGAGCTACTTTAGAAAACTGGAATTCGATTAAAGATGAGGTGTCAAAGTTCTCAAGAATGTTCATTTATGATAGAGCAGGAATCGGGAAAAGTGAATTGGATGACAGACCTCGACATAGTAGACAAAATGTCGATAACTTACGTATATTACTTAATAAAGCAGGTGTAAAGCCTCCGTATGTATTAGTTGGTCACTCATTAGGGGGAATAAATGTAAGATTATTTGCAAGTACGTATCCAGAGGAAGTCGCAGGAATAGTTCTCTTAGATTCATCTCATGAGGATCAAAATAAAATATTGCCTCCCTTATTTACAAAAGAAGTTCAGGAAGCGTATTATAATCAATTTACTATAGAAGGATCTCTTGATGAGATTGAAGAAAGTTTTGAGCAAGTTCGTACTTCTAAATCTTTTGGAAATACCCCATTGATTGTCGTGACAGGAGGTTTGCAGCCTTTTCATACAAAGGAATCAATGGCTGCTTGGATGAGACTTCAGGAAGAGCTTGCAAACTTGTCAACTAATAATCAACATATTATCGTTGAAGATGCTGGACATGTGATACATTTTGATAAACCAGACGTTGTTATTGGTATATTAAGAGATATTTTAAGTATTGTAGTAAAGAATGAAAATAGATAA
- a CDS encoding SDR family NAD(P)-dependent oxidoreductase: MNGKDFEGRVVLITGAATGIGRATALAFARRGAKVAIGDVDDRAQETVALIQQQGGEAVFFQTDVTSPEQLKLLVKQTVEKFGGLHHAFNNAGVLNKPTKFVDIEEDTFDKVMAVDVKGVFFAVKHELEYMIANGGGTIVNTASVAGVIADPNMAPYVTAKHAVTGLTKAAAIDHAQDGIRVNAVAPGLTETPMTQMWKDNPEVWNEVVSNVPMGRAAKPEEIAEVVVFLSSDAASFCNGYVYVADGGQVAH, from the coding sequence ATGAATGGTAAAGATTTTGAAGGTCGAGTTGTCTTAATCACTGGAGCAGCAACAGGTATAGGTCGTGCTACAGCACTAGCGTTTGCACGTCGTGGTGCGAAAGTTGCTATTGGTGATGTGGATGACCGTGCACAAGAAACTGTAGCGCTCATTCAACAACAAGGCGGAGAAGCCGTATTCTTTCAAACAGATGTAACAAGCCCAGAGCAATTGAAATTACTTGTCAAACAAACTGTAGAAAAATTTGGTGGATTACATCATGCATTCAACAATGCAGGCGTTTTAAATAAACCAACAAAATTCGTAGATATTGAAGAAGACACATTTGATAAAGTAATGGCCGTTGACGTTAAAGGCGTATTCTTTGCAGTGAAACATGAACTGGAATACATGATTGCTAATGGTGGCGGTACAATTGTCAACACAGCTTCAGTAGCTGGTGTCATTGCTGATCCAAATATGGCACCATACGTAACAGCGAAACACGCCGTAACTGGTTTAACAAAAGCAGCTGCCATTGACCACGCTCAAGACGGTATTCGAGTAAATGCTGTGGCACCAGGCTTAACAGAAACACCAATGACTCAAATGTGGAAAGATAATCCTGAAGTTTGGAATGAAGTTGTGTCTAACGTTCCAATGGGTCGAGCTGCTAAACCAGAAGAAATTGCGGAAGTCGTTGTATTCCTTTCTTCAGACGCAGCAAGCTTCTGTAACGGCTACGTTTATGTAGCTGATGGCGGACAAGTTGCTCACTAA